A part of Ziziphus jujuba cultivar Dongzao chromosome 8, ASM3175591v1 genomic DNA contains:
- the LOC107413812 gene encoding WUSCHEL-related homeobox 5, whose product MEEGMSGFCIKAGSVRGNGGCGGGGNRGGTGTKCGRWNPTTEQVKVLTDLFRSGLRTPSTDQIQKISSQLSFYGKIESKNVFYWFQNHKARERQKRRRVSIDEKDFILREEKNSYPKDYGEINQVSEPERVIETLQLFPINSFGESESERLRFHANECKETTAFPYAIDTGMDHPPLDLRLSFL is encoded by the exons ATGGAGGAGGGCATGTCAGGCTTTTGTATTAAAGCTGGAAGTGTTCGTGGTAATGGTggttgtggtggtggtggaaaTCGTGGTGGTACGGGGACAAAGTGTGGGCGTTGGAATCCTACTACTGAACAGGTAAAAGTTCTGACTGACCTGTTCAGGTCTGGACTCCGCACCCCGAGCACTGACCAGATTCAGAAGATCTCTTCTCAGCTTAGCTTTTACGGTAAGATCGAGAGCAAGAACGTGTTTTACTGGTTTCAAAACCATAAAGCTAGAGAAAGACAGAAGCGTCGAAGGGTTTCCATTGATGAGAAAGATTTTATTCTTCGTGAGGAAAAAAATTCATATCCAAAAg ATTATGGAGAAATAAATCAGGTTTCGGAGCCTGAAAGAGTGATTGAAACGCTTCAGCTTTTTCCAATAAACTCATTTGGTGAATCAGAATCGGAAAGGTTGAGATTTCATGCAAATGAATGCAAAGAAACAACAGCTTTCCCCTACGCAATCGACACGGGAATGGATCATCCGCCATTGGATCTGCGTCTAAGCTTCCTCTGA